The Comamonas piscis region AGCGCCTCGCGCAGCGGCAGCTGGCCATGCAGCGCTGGCGCCTGGCGGCCGGCGGCCAGCTCGGGCGCAAACACCAGCTGCAGGCCGGCCTGGCGGGCAAACTGGTCCAGCGCAGCGGCCAGCGGCTGGGCGGCCATGTCAAAGCGCTGGGTCTGCGCGGGGTTGGCGGTTTGCGCCAGCGCGCCCTGCAGCGGCAGCGCCAGGCCCAGCAAGAGCGCGGCATGGGCCAGCGGAGTGCGCCGGGCACGGAAAAGCAATGAAGGCATGAAAATCGTCCTCGTGAAGATGGGGTGAAAGCAATCGCTCACCACAAGGACGATTGGCCCTGAAAGTTCCTGAAAAATAATTTGATCGCGGCTGCCGCAGCCCGCATAGTGCAGTGCCATACCGTGCCCTGCTCCATCAAGACCGGCTGCGGCGGCTGAGCAGCAAGCTGCCATCGCTTTGCTGCTGCACCTGCACCGGCAAGGCCCGGGGCAGTGCCTGTATCCACGCCTGGGCCTGCGCAATACGCACCCGGCCGCTGAGCGGCAAGCGCGCTGCATCCGGCGTGGCCTCCATCGCAAACGGCGCATAGCGCGCCAGCCGCTCCAGCGCCTGGCCCAGGGTGGCATGCTGGAACACCAGCTCGCCATGGCGCCAGGAGGCGGCCGACTCCACCGGCGACAGCTCGGGGCTGCGGTCGCCCACCCCCCACTGCAGCGCCTGGCCGGCCTCCAGCGTTTGCACAAAACCGTCATCGCGCGCCGTGGCCGTGGCGCCGTCCTCGGCCATCGGCTCTACGCGCACCCGGCCGGATTCGACCTGCACGCTGACCCGGCTGGGGCCTCGGCCCATCGGCGTGATCTCCACGCCAAAGCGCGTGCCCAGCACGGTGATGCGCAGGCCGGCCGCCTGCACCTCGAACGGCCGGTTCTCATCACGCGCCACCTCAAAAAATGCTGCGCCCTGCAGCAGCTGCACCGATCGGCGCGCCGCAAAATACTGCAGCTGCGCCTGGCTGAGGGCATCGAGCAGCAAGCTGGAGCCATCAGGCAGCGCATGCCGCACCTGCTGGCCGCGCGGGCTCTGCCAACGGGCTTGCCACTGCACATGCTGCTGGCGGTAAAGCTGCCACTGCTGCCAGCCCAGATGGCCGCCCAGACCCACACCGGCAAAACTGAGCAGCGCGGCCAGGCTGCGGCGCCGACCCGCACGCCGGGCGCTGCCCAGGTGGTTGCCGCGCCAGCGCTGCAACGCATCTTCCACACAGGCACTGGCCTGGATCAGATCACGCTCGATGGTGTTCAGCGATACGCCCAAGCGCTCGGCAATCAGCGGCTGCTTGTCGCCATGGATGCGGTGGGCCACAAAGACGGCGCGGCTGCGCTCGGGCAGCCCCGCCAGTGCCGTCTCCAGCACCGCCAGCGCCTGGCGGTACATCACGGAATCGGCCACATCCGGCGCATGGCTGGGCGCCAGCTGCTCCTGCAGCACAGCACCTTCCACATAGCGGCCGTGGCGCTGTCGGCGGCGGTGCGCGTCCAGCGCCAAGTGCTGGGTCATCACCGCCAGGTAGGCCGTCGTGTCATCGGGCTGGTCGCCAGAGGCCTCGGCCTGGCCACTGGCCTGGGCATGCTCGGCCAGCTTCAGCCAGGCCTCATGCACCAGCTCGCCTGCCTCGTCGCGGCTGCCGGTGCTGCGCGTCGCCACCCGCACCAGGTCGGCATAGGCCCGGTCAAAGCCGGTCAATAGCGCGCGGGTGAAGGAGGCTGACAATTCCATGGGGCTGGATCATAAGCCATGAAAGAGAATCATTCTCAATAGCCACACTGATTTTCTGTCCTCTGCACCAGGAACGCGCTTTTATCACTACGCGTACTTAGAAGAAGTACTTGAAGCTCAGCGTCGCCTCGCGGTCTACGCCGCGGAAGATGCCCGCGTAATAGGTCTTGTTGAAGAGGTTGTTGACGTTGAGCGCCACGCGGTATTTAGGTGTTTCATAGGCCAGCGCCAGATCGGCCACGGTCACCGCGTCGTTGTAGTTCAGGCTGCCATTGGAGGCCAGGTTATAGGGCGAGCGGCCCTTGTAGCGCAGGCCAGCTCCCACCATCACGCCCGGCAGGCTGCGCGGGCGGTAGTCCAGCCAGAGGCTGGCCATGTGGCGCGAGGTCTGCAGGGTTTGCTGGCCGATCTCTGCTGGCCGGTTGCTTTGGGTGGTGCGCGGGTCCAGATAGGTATAGCCAAGCATGCCCTGCACTTCTGGCGTGAGGGCCATCTGCGCTTCCAGCTCAAAGCCGGTCGAGCGCACCTCGCCGGTCTGCACGCTGAAGCGCGGGTGGTCTGGGTCCTGGGTGGTCACATTGGTCTGGCGCAGGTCAAACACCGAGGCGGTGACCACGCTCTTGCTGCCGGGCGGCTGGTACTTGATGCCGACCTCGTACTGCTTGCCCTTGCGCGGCGCAAAGGCACTGCCATCAAAGGCCAGGCCGGTGGTCGGGTCGAACGAGCTCGCGTAGCTGGCATACGGCGCCAGACCATTGGCCATCTGGTAGAGCAGGCCCACGCTGCCGGTGGTGGCGTTGTCGCGCATGCGTGGCTGGCTGCTGCTGCTTTGCGTGGTGCGGGCCACATCATGGCGCAGGCTGAGGTTGGCAATCCAGGGCCCGTGTTTGAACTGGTTGAGGGTGTAGATACCGGTCTGGCGCAGGTCGCTGTTGCTGTCTTCGAGCTCAGGCACCTCAATCGACTGGCCATAGACAGGCGCGCTCAGGCTGAGGTTGGGGACATCCCAGCCAAAGCCCAGGCCGCCGCGCTCCTTGTACTTGGTGATATCGACGCCCCAGGCCATGCGGTGCTCCACATCGCCCCAGCGCAGGTCCTTTTGCGCCCGGCTGTCCATCGCCAGGGTCTTGCCCTTGGTGCGCTGGGCCAGGTTGGCGCGGGTCACGCTGTCGCCATCGGCCAGCACATCCATCGCGTAGATGTGGCGGTAGTCGATGTCGATCGTGGAGTAGCGCAGGTTCTGGGCAAAGGTCCAGCCGCTGTCGGTCTGGTGCGAGAACGCATAGCCCAGCGAGCGGGTGTCGCGGTCAAAGCGGTCAAACGCGGGGTCGCCTGCCGTGAGCTTGGGCGACAGCTGCTTGATCTGCGGATAGGTAAACAGGCTGGGCCACCAGGGTTTGGGCGTGCTGCGCTCGCGCGAGTAATTGGCCAGCACTGTCAGCTGGGTCTGGTTGGAAATATTCCACTGCAACGATGGCGCAATGGCCAGGCGGTCGTCGCGCGATCCGATGGCGCGGCCATCGCTGTCACGGCCCTTGAGGTTCAAGCGGTAGAGCAGCTTGCCATCCGCATCCAGCGCGCCGCCGAGATCGGCTGTGAGCTGGGTGCGGTGGTAGCGCCCGTACGAAGCGCCCACGCTGTTGACATGGTCCGCCTCAGGCCGTTTGGACAGCACATGGATGACACCACCGGGCCGGCCCTGGCCAAACAGCATGGAGGCGGGGCCTTTGATGACCTCCAGGCTCTCTATCTCGTCGATCTCGTCATTCCAGGAGCCATAGGTGCCGGCGGCAAACTGGCGCAGCCCATCCTTGTAGTACGAGCTGCCATCGCTGAAGCCCCGGATGATGGCGCCCGTCATGCGCACATCGGCGCCGGTGACCTCGGTGGCCACGCCGGGTGTATAGGACAGCGCCTGCTCGATGCTCTTGGGCGCCTGGGCCTGCAGCTGGGCCTGGCTCACGACCGAGATGCTGCGTGGCGTCTCCATCAGACTGGTGCCCAGCTTGGTGGCAGACACGGGGCCGGGGCTGGCATAGCTCTGCTGTGCCTGGCCGCGCTGCGAGGTCACCGTGACTGCCGGCAGGGTGGTATCGCTCGCCTGGCCAGCGCTGGCAGGCGCCACGGCGGGGCGCGGTGCGGCTTGCAAGATATAGGCGCCAGCGGCGGTGCGCTGCAGGGCCAGGCCGGTGCCGGCCAGCAGGCGCTGCAGCGCTTCATCCGGCGCATAGCTGCCCTGCAGGCCCGCACTGCGCAAGCCCTGGACCTGCGCTTGCGTGAAGGACAGCAGCAGGCCCGATTCGCGCCCAAAGCGGTTCAGCGCATCTTCAAGGGCGCCGGCCGGTATCTGGTAGCTGCGGCTGGCCCCCACGGCCTG contains the following coding sequences:
- a CDS encoding sigma-70 family RNA polymerase sigma factor, coding for MELSASFTRALLTGFDRAYADLVRVATRSTGSRDEAGELVHEAWLKLAEHAQASGQAEASGDQPDDTTAYLAVMTQHLALDAHRRRQRHGRYVEGAVLQEQLAPSHAPDVADSVMYRQALAVLETALAGLPERSRAVFVAHRIHGDKQPLIAERLGVSLNTIERDLIQASACVEDALQRWRGNHLGSARRAGRRRSLAALLSFAGVGLGGHLGWQQWQLYRQQHVQWQARWQSPRGQQVRHALPDGSSLLLDALSQAQLQYFAARRSVQLLQGAAFFEVARDENRPFEVQAAGLRITVLGTRFGVEITPMGRGPSRVSVQVESGRVRVEPMAEDGATATARDDGFVQTLEAGQALQWGVGDRSPELSPVESAASWRHGELVFQHATLGQALERLARYAPFAMEATPDAARLPLSGRVRIAQAQAWIQALPRALPVQVQQQSDGSLLLSRRSRS
- a CDS encoding TonB-dependent siderophore receptor, which translates into the protein MASSHAQPTAASQAVGASRSYQIPAGALEDALNRFGRESGLLLSFTQAQVQGLRSAGLQGSYAPDEALQRLLAGTGLALQRTAAGAYILQAAPRPAVAPASAGQASDTTLPAVTVTSQRGQAQQSYASPGPVSATKLGTSLMETPRSISVVSQAQLQAQAPKSIEQALSYTPGVATEVTGADVRMTGAIIRGFSDGSSYYKDGLRQFAAGTYGSWNDEIDEIESLEVIKGPASMLFGQGRPGGVIHVLSKRPEADHVNSVGASYGRYHRTQLTADLGGALDADGKLLYRLNLKGRDSDGRAIGSRDDRLAIAPSLQWNISNQTQLTVLANYSRERSTPKPWWPSLFTYPQIKQLSPKLTAGDPAFDRFDRDTRSLGYAFSHQTDSGWTFAQNLRYSTIDIDYRHIYAMDVLADGDSVTRANLAQRTKGKTLAMDSRAQKDLRWGDVEHRMAWGVDITKYKERGGLGFGWDVPNLSLSAPVYGQSIEVPELEDSNSDLRQTGIYTLNQFKHGPWIANLSLRHDVARTTQSSSSQPRMRDNATTGSVGLLYQMANGLAPYASYASSFDPTTGLAFDGSAFAPRKGKQYEVGIKYQPPGSKSVVTASVFDLRQTNVTTQDPDHPRFSVQTGEVRSTGFELEAQMALTPEVQGMLGYTYLDPRTTQSNRPAEIGQQTLQTSRHMASLWLDYRPRSLPGVMVGAGLRYKGRSPYNLASNGSLNYNDAVTVADLALAYETPKYRVALNVNNLFNKTYYAGIFRGVDREATLSFKYFF